From Ictalurus punctatus breed USDA103 chromosome 26, Coco_2.0, whole genome shotgun sequence:
tACGTTTACCTTTTACTGACATGCAGAAATATTGATTATTTGATTTCACTTAGTTCTATTTTTATCTCTATACCCACAATATGACACAAGTGTAGAAGAACATAGACCAGTTTTCTCAATGGACTGATTTTTTCAATACAAGAAATTTAAAGTTGATTTTAATGCACCGTTGATGCATATTTCAAAATATGAAAACATAAGAGAATCTGTTCCATTACCACAGgctatgttttaaaaatgtaatttagttattacaaatgaaaaaacacCCATTTACATGCATAAACAGAAATGAGTAAGAATCTGATATATCTTTAACTGACCCATGACTGGCCCACTTTAATACTGAGTTTCGGATCAATGGAGAAGGGGACAGAGTCGGTTGCTTCACTCATTCCCACATCACTAACTGCTCTGTATCGGACCAAGTATTGGTCTGCTGGCTTTAGTCCAGTCAGTGTGAAGCTGGTCTGTGCATCTGAAGTGTCTGTGACTGTCCATTCATCAATGTCATCTTCTGAATCAGTTGGCTGTATCCTCCTGTATTCAACTCGGAACCGTACCGTCTCTCCAGTTGGGGATTTTGAAAGCTTTAGGAGGACTTTCTCATCACTGACCTGCACCTCAGGTGGAGCCGGTTTGGATACGGGCTGGAACCTAGGATCTGTCAGAGCGCCTTTCTGGTAAAGTCGGATGGAGGTTCCTGGATTGCTGGGGTCACATATGGAGGCAATCATGAACTTGATTCTCTTCTCATTTTTATTGGCCTTTGAAAAACTTGTAAAGAGAGAAATATTCTGCCTCATGCTCGCAGAAACGTCAGGAGAAGTGAACCAAGGCTGTGTGGCTTGGAGAGAGAAATCACTCTTACTTGATTGATCCAACGTTGTAAATCTTTCAAGGTTCTCAAAGTCTTGTATAGCCACAAGGTAGGAGTCTTCAAACTTGAGAGATGTAAAAGACAAACATATCGCCACATCAACATCATGATCCAAGAGGGTGGAACTGAGTGAGCAAGATGATTTCACAACTGTGAGGTCCTTCAGCCGACTGGTATAGGAACTCAGAATATTTACTTCAGTTGTAACATCATCTAACCATTTGTTCATGTTGCTAGCAGTGAAGGGTGATGTGTAATGgatgtccaggatgtcccccaaTGCCTTGTCCTCTTGTGTCCCACCTCGAATAGCTGGCAAAAGTCTGGAGAGTGCTTCCTGGAATGATCTCGTATAGTTATTTTGTAATGTCTGAAACCTTAACAATCTGTCTTTTAGATCAGGGAAATCATTTGCCATTTGGTTTTTGATCAAATCATtgcatctcctctcctcttcaccGAGCTCCTCCAGCAAATGTTCTGTTTTGTCCACCAGCATCATGTTGATTTCTCTCACCAACTTTGCAGCCTTATCATCCAAAAGTTTGAGAGGATACAGCCACACATTCAGTGGCACACCTTTATTTTGTCCTTGCTTCATCAGCATGGGCAACTTCTTGTACACTTCCAGGGCTTCCTTGTATGTGATGGGGTTTTCTTCAAGCTCAAAGTCACCATAAAATGTGACACTGATATTCTCAGACagttgtttttcctcttcattcatctttaggGATGCTTCCCCCTCAATGGAAATGGTAGGGATCTTCTTGAACACTGCATGAAGGTTTCCTTCAACAGCCTGTTTGTTCTCATTTTCATCAGTTATATGATCAAACACCATGAAAGCCTGAGCTCCATACAGTACAGCTGTAACTACATGGGTGGCTGTTTTCTGGTCAAAAACTTGTGGATAGGTGATATTGCCAAGCTCCTTCATAGTGAGTTGTTCAAATTTTGTGGTCTGGCTGTAGTGCATAGTAACTCTGCACTGACGTGCTGAGGATTTGCTATCATGCAGGTACTTGGCCGATCCTCCAACTTCCACCAAACCACTGAGGAAACTGGCTTTAAGGGAAGCACTTATATCTAGGAGTTTGGCCTTATCACTGAGGGTGTCTGAGGCAGCAAACTTCAGATGTGTTTTAAGCTGCTGATGTACATCAAGGTCATCGCACAATGCTTTCTTATCCCATAAAGTAACAcctgaaacaataaagtgataAGGAATGATAGCTgcatcacaaatatttttgatttatcaactttttCTGATGATATATGATTTActttttacaccacagtgcagacaaatgctcaattctgattggtcagaatgtcttgactaattttccaataacaaaaGCTCTAACAGTAGTGTAGCTGcaaatcacacatttatattaacatGCTTGTTTTAGTACAGTatatttctatagaaacaactCACACAGATTTGTATGGcaaatgctccacataaacaaaatacaaaaattatttatatggtgaagttttctatgagcagatgtttatgttttatttttatggaaGGTGTCTAGTGCCAGAGATTTGTAACAATCAGAGacaatgggaaagtcttcaggatggagtgCTTTTTAGCTTTtggtaatatgacaagctgcatttttcatttttaataacttcacgagacagagaacaaaagaaggctaaataaaaatacaattaaatatgtGTGATGGCCTGCAAATACTcttcaaatatttatatgttGTTCCACTTTATTGTTCTGAAAATATTCTAGCATTTGAAATGTTGCCAAaatgaaaaaggagaaaataataCTAAAGATTTCTTTCCAGGTCTGTTCAAAGACACACCTACTTCTACACGTATAACACTATTTACTTATGGAAAAACATTTACTGCCAAATTGTAAACAGTTATAAGTTTACAATAGGACATGTGTATCAtcactttgattatcagcatcacTCACATCACTCTTCATCTCGTCATCTGAGGAAAAAGCAGAGATGTATCTACAGGGAAGGCAATTGCTTGGGGCCCCACATATAGAGAGGGTCACTGAATGCTGGTCatttaaataatcagaaatTTTCAGCTTAAAATAATTTGCAGCAACATCTCAGCAACCCCCTTTAAGGAGCCCTTTTGCAGGGCGCTATCTCattgttttaaattaaactgaaaaatgaACCTATCTGGCAACCAGAAGTGCAAGAGAAAtcaagaggaggagaaaaagcaGAAAGAGGACTCTTTTAAAAGTCACGCATAGTCATTTCTTCACACAGCTGATTCCTGTCCGTGCTAACATTTGTGAAATAATAATCATTCACACAGTTCTGTTGGCTAGATTTCTTTTATTAATGGATTTTCATTAggccatttaaacatttaaaaactttatctGTTGTCTTTAATGTTTCAAATTCAGCAATCAGAATATTGTTAATGAAATATTGCCACTAACTCATCCAGTTTAAATACTTTGCAAAAGTGGGTGCTTGACCTTTGTTTACtggtttaatttttaaacataGGAGGGAGAGCAGGTACAGTCATATGGGCTTTTGATAAAAATCTAGCTAGTTATCATAATGTCAGACAACAGAAAATATGACAGTAGAGCACAAAAACAGAGTTGGATTTTAAATGACTGTGCTGCAAATATATCCTGATGACGTGACTTGTAAAAGGTAAGGAACTACCTAAGTAGGcctattttattttagatatttaATTTGTTCTAGCTTTAGCATGGCTTGACACATTGCTGTTTACAATCCATAGCAGTGTTGTATGAGCTGTGTAGAGGTTTGATTTGGATACGCTGTTTGCATTGTGTCTCTTGAACTGTGGTAAAATTAGTTTAATATTAAGATAATTGGGTCAATAGCACATGAACAGCATACCAGCTGGACTATTGTAAGACAACATATCAATTTGATCTCTAAAGGAACCATCTACACCTGGTTATGTCAGGACACTCTTGATTCTATGGAAGTCCAGAAAggccctgatttttttttctctcaattttttttaaaacataatttgCTTTCTCGatcaaaaattatttttctcatatgtcGAAATGCATTATTggccatacatattatacatcaGGGAGCAGCTTAACAGAAAGTAGCTGGTGCAATGTTAGATTGCACATTCAACAACACCTACTTGTTGGTCATATTTAAATTGATATTTGTAACGAATTGTGATGATTTTAGCATAATTAGTAGTAATTGATACTGATAAAGAAATTTTATCAGATACAGTTAATGTATGAGAGTGGCTGAGTAGTTGCTATTATATGATAAATTGTCCTATAGTATAAGATTTTCTGCAAGATGGTCAATATTGCTCTAAAACAAGTTGTTCAATATTATGTACTTTGTCTAGATTatgaaaagacacacacacacacgcacacacacccttattctgataaaaaaattatgcattttATAAGATTTTCCATTGCACATCTCCctctgtttttgtcttgtcatatttttgtttgtcatTCAAGATTCTGTGCTTAAGTGACTGTCCATGATGGTTAACTTTGCCACTGCCACTGAGCAATTTTGTCACATTGCTCAGACCTATAGTTTTAGTAGTTATACTGTAGTTATAGTAGTTAACTGTTTTGTTATATCAGCCTCGATTTTTGCTTGTTGGAGCAGTTGTAGATTCATGTCATGGTGTACATATAGAGCCCCAACACTGGTTCAAGCCCAAGGACTCCCATCATCGCAAGTCCATTCTTGGTTTTTAATTTTGATATTGACTCA
This genomic window contains:
- the LOC108258985 gene encoding cytolytic toxin-alpha isoform X2; amino-acid sequence: MDSKCMKIAALGRPLYPGMLYDCRRDTFIPGVTLWDKKALCDDLDVHQQLKTHLKFAASDTLSDKAKLLDISASLKASFLSGLVEVGGSAKYLHDSKSSARQCRVTMHYSQTTKFEQLTMKELGNITYPQVFDQKTATHVVTAVLYGAQAFMVFDHITDENENKQAVEGNLHAVFKKIPTISIEGEASLKMNEEEKQLSENISVTFYGDFELEENPITYKEALEVYKKLPMLMKQGQNKGVPLNVWLYPLKLLDDKAAKLVREINMMLVDKTEHLLEELGEEERRCNDLIKNQMANDFPDLKDRLLRFQTLQNNYTRSFQEALSRLLPAIRGGTQEDKALGDILDIHYTSPFTASNMNKWLDDVTTEVNILSSYTSRLKDLTVVKSSCSLSSTLLDHDVDVAICLSFTSLKFEDSYLVAIQDFENLERFTTLDQSSKSDFSLQATQPWFTSPDVSASMRQNISLFTSFSKANKNEKRIKFMIASICDPSNPGTSIRLYQKGALTDPRFQPVSKPAPPEVQVSDEKVLLKLSKSPTGETVRFRVEYRRIQPTDSEDDIDEWTVTDTSDAQTSFTLTGLKPADQYLVRYRAVSDVGMSEATDSVPFSIDPKLSIKVGQSWNLFTSSLLNELRIKIMTSLGMSRWSLSTIKSEVTNVVNSPSKPYLESIPGGLRPGVALFFQGVVTSDCERFDINLQTGPNQLDDIALHFNPHLYSNSVVRNSRRDGIWEIQEVTPGGPFVKGGAFDIIMVVKPEGYEVIVNGLEYCTYNHRIPVDKVTTLGIKGDVFMNTVSIIEVDDVNLKVTIPANI
- the LOC108258985 gene encoding cytolytic toxin-alpha isoform X1 — encoded protein: MDSKCMKIAALGRPLYPGMLYDCRRDTFIPGVTLWDKKALCDDLDVHQQLKTHLKFAASDTLSDKAKLLDISASLKASFLSGLVEVGGSAKYLHDSKSSARQCRVTMHYSQTTKFEQLTMKELGNITYPQVFDQKTATHVVTAVLYGAQAFMVFDHITDENENKQAVEGNLHAVFKKIPTISIEGEASLKMNEEEKQLSENISVTFYGDFELEENPITYKEALEVYKKLPMLMKQGQNKGVPLNVWLYPLKLLDDKAAKLVREINMMLVDKTEHLLEELGEEERRCNDLIKNQMANDFPDLKDRLLRFQTLQNNYTRSFQEALSRLLPAIRGGTQEDKALGDILDIHYTSPFTASNMNKWLDDVTTEVNILSSYTSRLKDLTVVKSSCSLSSTLLDHDVDVAICLSFTSLKFEDSYLVAIQDFENLERFTTLDQSSKSDFSLQATQPWFTSPDVSASMRQNISLFTSFSKANKNEKRIKFMIASICDPSNPGTSIRLYQKGALTDPRFQPVSKPAPPEVQVSDEKVLLKLSKSPTGETVRFRVEYRRIQPTDSEDDIDEWTVTDTSDAQTSFTLTGLKPADQYLVRYRAVSDVGMSEATDSVPFSIDPKLSIKVGQSWNLFTSSLLNELRIKIMTSLGMSRWSLSTIKSEVTNVVNSPSTPYTAAIPGGLREGKALYFQGVVSATGQSITLDFVSPLVVGGDIAFHFRPCIDDWICCDSRRNGMWEEQEKTSWCQISKGSSFDIFIVTKTEGYEVYINGQRSCQFKHRMPVESVTALNFHGDVIINTVGVVPNWNTSTFGKELNSGTSRTKLSDIQSDVPHPVCNPSKPYLESIPGGLRPGVALFFQGVVTSDCERFDINLQTGPNQLDDIALHFNPHLYSNSVVRNSRRDGIWEIQEVTPGGPFVKGGAFDIIMVVKPEGYEVIVNGLEYCTYNHRIPVDKVTTLGIKGDVFMNTVSIIEVDDVNLKVTIPANI